One Ferrimicrobium sp. genomic region harbors:
- a CDS encoding dihydroneopterin aldolase: MSDVIDIPHIELMAHVGLSEAERAAPQPIRIGVRLHLKVDRGLHDDLMGTFDYSLLDQVIPAALEPAPKLLETVAERITIGILDVAECSRIESIEVSVTKCRPPISLVSDGVIVTLVTSISDGSVATQQ; the protein is encoded by the coding sequence ATGAGTGATGTCATCGACATTCCCCACATTGAGCTTATGGCCCATGTGGGTCTGTCAGAGGCCGAACGGGCCGCTCCTCAGCCAATCAGGATCGGTGTCCGCCTGCACCTCAAGGTGGATCGTGGTCTCCATGACGATCTCATGGGCACCTTCGATTACTCGTTGTTGGATCAGGTGATCCCAGCGGCGCTTGAGCCCGCCCCGAAGCTCCTCGAGACGGTGGCAGAGCGTATCACCATTGGTATCCTCGATGTTGCGGAGTGCTCACGTATCGAGTCGATTGAGGTCTCGGTTACCAAGTGTCGACCTCCTATCTCGCTCGTCTCAGACGGGGTGATCGTGACGTTGGTCACGTCAATCTCTGACGGCTCCGTGGCGACTCAGCAGTGA
- the tmk gene encoding dTMP kinase, with protein MDDRQSGVLVVLEGPDHVGKSTQVERLAQWFRQRKRSVCVSREPGGDALGETIRTMLLGESVDGWTELFLFLAGRARHLNEVIEPALRRGELVILDRYTPSTLVYQGAVLGEEVVLQLASLPVFRRPEITIILDCAAPLEALDSLDRFELSGLAGWHERRARYQSLARRFGWVLLSGDGPPESVTERLVGVLAREGIG; from the coding sequence GTGGATGATCGTCAAAGTGGTGTCCTGGTGGTGTTGGAGGGACCCGATCACGTCGGCAAGTCAACCCAGGTTGAGCGGCTTGCTCAATGGTTCCGACAGCGCAAGCGGTCGGTTTGTGTCTCGCGTGAACCGGGAGGGGATGCGTTGGGGGAGACGATCCGAACCATGCTCCTCGGGGAGTCAGTTGATGGGTGGACCGAGCTCTTTCTCTTTCTTGCGGGGCGCGCGCGCCATCTCAACGAAGTGATCGAACCCGCCCTACGCCGCGGTGAACTCGTCATCCTTGACCGTTATACCCCCTCGACGCTTGTCTACCAAGGCGCTGTGCTGGGTGAGGAGGTCGTCCTCCAGCTTGCGAGTCTGCCGGTCTTCCGAAGACCGGAGATCACGATCATTCTCGACTGCGCCGCGCCACTGGAGGCACTCGACTCCCTCGACCGTTTTGAGCTCTCTGGACTTGCCGGCTGGCACGAGCGCCGTGCGCGCTATCAGAGCCTTGCTCGTCGCTTTGGGTGGGTGCTCCTCAGCGGTGATGGTCCGCCCGAGTCGGTCACCGAGCGTCTTGTCGGGGTGCTTGCACGGGAGGGTATTGGGTGA
- the folP gene encoding dihydropteroate synthase — translation MNGALAPSYRPRPAVMGIVNVTPDSFSDGGRYVDTQDAIDHGRELFAQGAAIVDVGGESTRPGARTVPDDEEERRVLPVVEALAEVGVVSIDTRKEAVARSALAHGATIVNDVSASLGRVAAEFGAGWVAMHAQGDPTTMQRAPHYTDVVDEVYRFLEACREDAQTFGVRELYLDPGIGFGKSIDHNLELLRHLVRFGDLGAPVLVGISRKSFLAGLSRLNRIEDPGQREEESLAANIWALTHGASAVRVHEVTPVMEYLKLMDAMEFARQDNE, via the coding sequence ATGAATGGGGCCCTAGCGCCGTCTTATCGACCACGACCGGCGGTCATGGGGATCGTCAACGTCACACCTGACTCGTTCTCCGATGGAGGTAGGTATGTCGATACTCAGGATGCCATTGACCACGGCAGGGAACTCTTCGCCCAGGGGGCTGCGATCGTCGATGTTGGCGGTGAGTCAACCCGCCCAGGAGCGCGAACGGTCCCTGATGATGAGGAAGAACGTCGAGTCTTACCGGTAGTTGAGGCGCTCGCCGAGGTCGGTGTGGTCTCGATTGACACCCGCAAGGAAGCAGTTGCGCGGTCGGCGCTTGCGCATGGAGCCACCATCGTCAATGACGTCAGTGCTTCACTTGGCCGGGTGGCGGCAGAGTTCGGGGCGGGTTGGGTTGCGATGCACGCACAGGGTGATCCAACGACCATGCAACGGGCTCCCCATTACACCGATGTCGTCGATGAGGTGTATCGTTTCCTCGAGGCGTGTCGTGAAGATGCGCAAACCTTTGGTGTCCGCGAACTCTATCTCGATCCGGGCATCGGTTTTGGCAAATCGATAGACCATAACCTGGAGCTGTTGCGGCATCTCGTGCGCTTTGGCGACCTTGGTGCTCCCGTGCTCGTCGGGATCTCGCGTAAGTCCTTTTTGGCCGGTCTTTCGAGGCTCAACCGGATCGAAGATCCAGGACAACGCGAAGAGGAGAGTCTGGCGGCAAATATATGGGCGCTGACGCACGGCGCCTCGGCGGTGCGCGTGCATGAGGTCACTCCGGTGATGGAGTATCTCAAGCTGATGGATGCAATGGAGTTCGCGAGGCAAGACAATGAGTGA
- the rsrA gene encoding mycothiol system anti-sigma-R factor, with amino-acid sequence MDALRTVDSDDEPEECRKVIAQLYEFLDSELTDDRRERVREHLDHCGSCLEAFEFEAELRAVIVSHSKEQVPPSLMHKLALLIEEEDRLAPNGSSE; translated from the coding sequence ATGGATGCTTTGAGAACAGTCGATAGTGATGACGAGCCGGAAGAGTGCCGGAAGGTGATTGCGCAGCTCTATGAGTTTCTCGATAGCGAGCTCACTGACGATCGTCGCGAGCGGGTGCGTGAGCACCTTGATCACTGTGGATCCTGTCTGGAGGCCTTCGAGTTCGAGGCTGAGCTGCGGGCAGTGATCGTCTCGCACTCCAAGGAGCAGGTGCCCCCGAGCCTTATGCATAAGCTCGCGTTGCTGATCGAGGAGGAGGATCGCCTCGCTCCGAATGGAAGTTCGGAATAG
- the lysS gene encoding lysine--tRNA ligase: protein MNDETEALTDATEALTDEVIPYEVAAVEPIGPVRASFEHLGADSKTGRVVTIAGRLMRFRRQGKLAFGDLVDSSGKIQLLLRREATEDFERFVHQRVLGDWVSVTGEVMTSRSGELSVEVTNWQLLARARRNFGDKWRGITDPDTRYRQRYVDLWANPEVRERLLTRSRIIAQVRRDLTDRGFIEVETPILQPVASGAIAKPFVTHHNALDADFFLRIAPELYLKRLVVGGFERVFELGRDFRNEGLSPRHNPEFTMLEVYQAYTDVYGMIDLTEALISHAAMSARGSLRITCQGQVIDLTPPFRRATMEELVSESTGQTIRLEQGREELAQLAADHAVKVEEGDGPGRILFSLYEELVEPTLVEPTFVLDFPKEVSPLARDHRDPARVGRVEQFDLVIMGREVGTAYSELNDPDEQRRRFLQQAQARLQGDDEAMVLDEDFLRALEHGMPPTGGLGIGIDRLVVLLTDAPHIKEVIAFPALRPELS from the coding sequence GTGAACGATGAGACTGAAGCATTGACCGATGCGACTGAAGCATTGACCGATGAGGTTATTCCCTATGAGGTGGCGGCGGTGGAGCCGATTGGCCCGGTTCGCGCGTCCTTCGAGCACCTAGGAGCAGATAGCAAGACTGGTCGGGTGGTAACGATTGCAGGACGTCTGATGCGTTTCCGACGTCAAGGCAAGCTTGCCTTTGGCGATCTTGTTGACTCGAGTGGGAAGATCCAGCTATTACTGCGTCGTGAGGCCACGGAGGACTTTGAACGTTTTGTCCATCAGCGCGTGCTTGGCGATTGGGTCAGCGTCACTGGAGAGGTGATGACGTCGCGCAGTGGCGAGCTATCCGTTGAGGTGACGAATTGGCAGCTTCTTGCGCGTGCCCGTCGTAACTTTGGAGATAAATGGCGTGGTATTACTGATCCCGATACCCGGTATCGCCAACGTTATGTTGACCTGTGGGCCAATCCAGAGGTACGTGAACGACTGCTCACCCGGTCTCGTATCATCGCACAGGTGCGCAGAGACCTGACCGATCGCGGTTTTATCGAGGTAGAGACACCTATTCTTCAGCCGGTCGCCTCTGGTGCGATTGCGAAGCCATTTGTCACCCATCACAATGCACTTGACGCTGATTTCTTCCTCCGGATTGCTCCAGAGCTCTACCTCAAGCGGCTTGTGGTCGGAGGTTTCGAGCGAGTCTTTGAGCTTGGTCGTGACTTTCGCAATGAGGGGCTTTCACCGAGGCATAACCCTGAGTTCACCATGCTCGAGGTGTACCAGGCATATACGGATGTCTATGGGATGATCGACCTTACCGAGGCACTTATCTCACATGCAGCGATGTCGGCGCGAGGTTCCTTGCGCATCACCTGCCAGGGTCAGGTGATTGACTTGACGCCTCCATTCCGCCGTGCGACGATGGAGGAACTCGTCAGCGAGTCCACCGGCCAGACGATCCGGCTCGAGCAAGGGCGGGAAGAGCTTGCACAGCTGGCCGCTGACCATGCGGTCAAAGTGGAGGAAGGCGACGGCCCTGGGCGTATTCTGTTCTCGTTGTATGAGGAGCTGGTGGAGCCTACGCTGGTGGAGCCGACCTTTGTGCTTGACTTTCCCAAAGAGGTCTCGCCGCTGGCAAGGGATCACCGTGATCCCGCCAGGGTTGGCCGTGTGGAGCAGTTTGATCTCGTGATCATGGGTCGAGAGGTTGGCACGGCCTACTCGGAGTTGAATGATCCAGATGAGCAGCGTCGACGTTTCCTTCAGCAAGCACAGGCTCGATTGCAAGGAGATGACGAGGCCATGGTGCTTGACGAGGACTTTCTACGGGCCCTTGAGCATGGCATGCCACCAACCGGCGGCCTTGGCATCGGGATCGACCGTCTTGTGGTTCTGCTAACAGACGCTCCACATATCAAAGAGGTGATTGCGTTCCCGGCGCTTCGTCCGGAATTGTCGTGA
- the tilS gene encoding tRNA lysidine(34) synthetase TilS, which translates to MSSARRETIAGELSRRGVSLRELIARSDLDRWGQEPVRVGISGGRDSMGLALLAWANYQQVIGIHVDHGLRTESSVEGAKIADALGPYGIGVLEYRVVLEAGGNLEDRARQARLMKLGDAATAHTMDDQAETVLANLLRGAGLIGVGGMQPGRRHPILRLRRAELHLLCEAAGVWSFDDPSNMDPRFVRNRVRGELLPLASAIVQRDVIPILARTALRSQEYAAGLEVLLDEVPRRLGELPPVLARHQLNGLISKGLGLRLDGAHLESIREVVIGQRRAHQIVGAITVRKQGDELMFYDNDGSCLLQLSL; encoded by the coding sequence ATGTCGAGTGCGCGGCGAGAGACCATAGCGGGAGAACTCAGTCGTCGTGGTGTCTCGCTTCGGGAACTGATCGCGCGTTCAGATCTCGATCGATGGGGGCAGGAACCGGTACGGGTTGGGATTTCTGGTGGGCGTGACTCGATGGGTCTTGCACTCCTCGCGTGGGCAAACTATCAACAGGTCATTGGGATTCACGTCGACCATGGACTCCGTACCGAGTCAAGCGTCGAGGGAGCTAAGATTGCGGACGCCTTGGGACCCTATGGCATTGGAGTTCTTGAGTACCGTGTCGTCCTCGAGGCTGGCGGCAACCTCGAGGATCGAGCACGGCAGGCGCGACTCATGAAACTCGGAGATGCCGCGACCGCCCACACCATGGATGATCAAGCGGAGACGGTGCTCGCCAATCTGCTTCGAGGAGCAGGTCTGATAGGAGTTGGCGGCATGCAGCCAGGACGCAGACACCCTATCCTTCGCCTACGCCGTGCCGAGCTGCATCTTCTCTGTGAGGCGGCTGGCGTATGGTCCTTTGATGATCCCAGTAACATGGATCCGCGCTTTGTTCGCAATCGCGTGCGGGGCGAACTTCTACCATTGGCATCGGCTATCGTCCAGCGTGATGTGATTCCTATACTCGCGCGCACGGCCCTACGTTCGCAGGAGTACGCGGCGGGTTTGGAGGTGCTCTTGGACGAGGTGCCACGGCGCTTGGGGGAGCTCCCTCCGGTCCTGGCGCGCCACCAACTCAATGGGTTGATCTCGAAAGGCTTAGGGCTCAGGCTCGATGGTGCCCACCTCGAATCGATCCGTGAGGTCGTGATCGGCCAGCGACGGGCACACCAGATCGTTGGTGCCATCACTGTTCGAAAGCAGGGTGATGAACTGATGTTTTATGACAATGATGGGAGTTGTCTTCTACAGCTGTCACTATGA
- a CDS encoding GTP cyclohydrolase I, whose protein sequence is MTTRDDAVAAVGEILAYLGGRSGVRFDREVYDHTPDRWITFLESATDGLGEPEPSAVRFELNDSGSVHLDEVSFYSLCEHHLLPFFGNVTIEYLPVDAVVGISALVHVVERHAHRLQLQERMTRDIAEDIAKVTGSREVKVSVVAEHLCMSMRGVNKPGVRVSTEFVVSATTLDGAR, encoded by the coding sequence GTGACCACACGCGATGACGCGGTCGCCGCCGTTGGGGAGATTCTTGCTTACCTTGGTGGCCGTAGCGGAGTACGGTTCGATCGAGAGGTCTACGACCATACGCCGGATCGCTGGATCACCTTTCTGGAGTCCGCAACTGACGGGTTGGGGGAGCCAGAGCCCTCGGCGGTACGTTTTGAACTCAACGACAGTGGTTCGGTCCATTTGGATGAGGTCAGCTTCTACTCGTTGTGTGAACATCACCTGTTGCCGTTCTTTGGAAACGTAACCATTGAATATCTGCCCGTAGACGCGGTCGTCGGGATCTCGGCGCTGGTTCATGTCGTCGAACGGCATGCACATCGCCTCCAACTCCAAGAACGCATGACTCGGGACATCGCCGAGGATATCGCGAAAGTGACCGGATCTCGTGAGGTCAAGGTGAGCGTGGTAGCTGAACACCTATGCATGTCGATGCGTGGAGTGAACAAGCCAGGGGTTCGGGTGAGCACTGAGTTCGTAGTGTCGGCCACGACGTTGGATGGTGCGCGATGA
- the folK gene encoding 2-amino-4-hydroxy-6-hydroxymethyldihydropteridine diphosphokinase gives MKVYLGLGANLVDPQRQMESALVQLGESLSVSSLYRTAPVGGPANQPDYLNAVMTLTWDQSPFALLAFIHRLEAAFGRERLVRFGPRTLDIDILTIPGLTITSADLRVPHPRMAERAFVLVPLAEIDPKMARAFGFDSSIPEEVVRIARFDRVAGRWSANERGSTHRGDREHELDG, from the coding sequence GTGAAGGTCTACCTTGGACTAGGTGCAAACCTTGTCGATCCTCAGCGCCAGATGGAGAGTGCGCTGGTGCAGTTGGGGGAGTCGCTTTCGGTGTCATCGCTGTACCGTACAGCACCAGTTGGCGGACCGGCCAACCAGCCTGATTATCTTAACGCCGTGATGACGTTGACGTGGGACCAGTCACCTTTTGCGCTACTGGCCTTCATTCATCGCCTTGAGGCAGCGTTTGGACGGGAACGGTTAGTGCGTTTTGGTCCGCGCACGCTCGACATCGATATCCTCACTATCCCTGGCCTGACGATTACGAGCGCCGATCTTCGCGTTCCGCATCCTCGAATGGCGGAGCGGGCTTTTGTGTTGGTGCCGTTGGCTGAAATCGACCCCAAGATGGCAAGAGCCTTCGGCTTCGACAGTTCCATCCCCGAAGAAGTGGTCAGGATTGCCCGATTCGATCGCGTGGCGGGCCGTTGGAGTGCCAACGAGCGTGGTTCGACGCACAGGGGCGACAGAGAGCATGAGCTTGACGGATGA
- a CDS encoding sigma-70 family RNA polymerase sigma factor, with amino-acid sequence MADKKNFSSDAMQYAENLYSAAFRMTHNAADAEDLVQETFLKAYRGYGSFQEGTNLKAWLYRILTNTYINIYRAKKRRPDESNLEDVEDLYLYRRLGGLEAVQAGRSAEEEVLDRITDTDVKAAIDSLPDQFRLAVVLSDIEGFSYKEIAEIMEVPLGTVMSRLHRGRRAMQRALLELELRKAAVSGNLEEGSRS; translated from the coding sequence GTGGCGGATAAAAAGAACTTCTCCTCCGATGCGATGCAGTACGCTGAAAATCTCTACTCGGCCGCCTTCCGAATGACCCATAACGCGGCCGACGCCGAAGACTTGGTGCAGGAGACCTTCCTGAAGGCCTATCGGGGTTATGGATCCTTCCAAGAGGGTACGAACTTGAAGGCCTGGCTCTATCGCATCCTTACCAACACGTACATCAATATCTATCGTGCCAAGAAGCGTCGCCCGGATGAGAGCAACCTTGAGGATGTCGAAGACCTCTATCTCTACCGTCGTCTCGGCGGTCTCGAGGCGGTGCAGGCTGGTCGCAGCGCAGAGGAAGAGGTGCTTGACCGGATTACCGACACCGACGTGAAGGCGGCGATCGACTCGTTGCCTGATCAGTTTCGACTGGCCGTTGTGCTCTCCGATATTGAAGGGTTCTCCTATAAGGAGATCGCTGAGATCATGGAGGTACCGCTGGGAACGGTGATGAGTCGGTTGCATCGGGGAAGAAGAGCGATGCAAAGAGCGTTATTGGAGTTGGAACTTCGGAAAGCCGCGGTAAGTGGTAATCTCGAAGAGGGTAGCCGGTCATAA
- a CDS encoding type III pantothenate kinase: MTELLLAVDIGNTETVFGFYELGLSGVGRRAEDGLLAHLRLATRIDRTVDEIYLLLRQFIDARGLALSDGMVGVIISSSAPSATQAMIDVSRRWLAIEPLVLGRGLDIGLTIRYDNPAEVGPDRLADAVGAHDLYGGPAIIVDLGTATTFDVVAAEGDYLGGAICPGVMVALDALISRAAALRKVELVAPRSVIGKTTVESIQAGVLYGIKGQVTQIVADTEELIGPATVIGTGGLAELLAPFIPVITQVEPWLTLHGLRLTWELNRPPTTNK; encoded by the coding sequence GTGACTGAGCTGCTGCTCGCAGTCGATATCGGCAATACGGAAACCGTCTTTGGTTTTTACGAGCTTGGCCTATCAGGTGTTGGTCGCAGAGCCGAGGATGGACTGCTGGCCCATCTGCGCTTGGCGACGAGGATTGATCGCACCGTCGATGAGATCTACCTGCTGCTGCGCCAGTTCATCGATGCTCGTGGGTTGGCACTGTCGGATGGGATGGTTGGGGTGATTATCTCCTCCTCTGCGCCAAGTGCAACCCAGGCGATGATCGATGTGTCGCGTCGGTGGTTGGCGATTGAGCCGCTGGTGCTTGGTCGAGGGCTTGATATCGGTCTTACGATCCGCTATGACAACCCTGCAGAGGTTGGACCAGATCGACTTGCTGATGCAGTCGGTGCCCATGATCTCTATGGGGGTCCAGCGATCATCGTTGATCTGGGAACCGCTACCACCTTCGATGTGGTCGCGGCTGAGGGTGATTATCTAGGGGGTGCGATCTGTCCGGGTGTCATGGTCGCGCTCGATGCGCTCATCTCTCGGGCCGCTGCGTTGCGCAAAGTCGAGCTTGTAGCGCCGAGGTCGGTCATCGGCAAGACGACGGTCGAGTCGATCCAGGCGGGTGTGCTCTACGGGATTAAGGGACAGGTGACCCAGATTGTTGCCGATACCGAGGAACTCATCGGTCCAGCGACGGTGATTGGAACGGGTGGTCTCGCTGAGTTATTGGCACCCTTTATTCCCGTCATCACCCAGGTCGAGCCATGGCTCACCTTGCACGGCCTTAGACTCACCTGGGAACTGAATCGTCCACCGACGACGAATAAGTAG
- the hpt gene encoding hypoxanthine phosphoribosyltransferase, with protein sequence MGWRDEDKHLGEVVVSAEKIAQRVQELGATITQDYQGRSPLLIGVLKGAFVFMTDLARAIDLPVSVDFMAVSSYGDATKTSGVVRIIKDLDIDLVDRDVLLVEDIIESGLTLRYLLHNLRSRNPQSLRVCTLLLKEGEQRELVAPDYVGFSIPREFVVGYGLDVAERYRNLSYIAKYREKL encoded by the coding sequence ATGGGTTGGCGTGATGAGGACAAACATCTCGGCGAGGTGGTGGTTAGTGCTGAAAAGATTGCACAGCGGGTGCAGGAGCTTGGCGCGACGATCACCCAGGACTATCAGGGTCGCTCTCCGCTCCTGATCGGCGTTCTCAAGGGTGCCTTTGTCTTTATGACTGACCTAGCAAGAGCGATTGATCTCCCGGTGAGTGTCGATTTCATGGCGGTTTCGTCCTATGGCGATGCAACGAAGACCTCTGGTGTCGTAAGGATTATCAAGGATCTCGACATCGATCTTGTCGATCGCGATGTCTTGTTGGTCGAGGATATTATTGAGAGTGGACTCACGCTGCGGTATCTGCTGCACAACTTACGTTCCAGAAATCCGCAGTCACTGAGGGTGTGCACCCTACTGCTCAAGGAGGGTGAGCAGCGCGAATTAGTCGCACCTGACTACGTCGGCTTCTCGATCCCACGAGAGTTCGTCGTCGGGTATGGTCTTGATGTGGCGGAAAGGTATCGAAACCTCTCGTACATCGCGAAGTATCGTGAGAAGCTCTAG
- a CDS encoding zinc-dependent metalloprotease: protein MAEVVARRIAITTAKLLIQQSAGPTDRDYQRLAATASRVVHELTGLELDLGTLAIEGVDREGWAERNINSYAGLIERLTPPSRLSSIGMAELNAVALGALLGGFASKVLGQYDPAFAVGSPAVWMVDENINRFAAHAQLDAEEVALWVLVHELTHRAQFHGVPWFRERLLELMGQLFRASTISPIDLVGEVLARLRGLGSGEPIDVATLFLPERLRSVAKEATTMMTVAEGHAEWVMRQVSTEVIPHRDAFEKVIDERRQAAGLGKIIAQFSGIASKRRQYSVGLQFFQSIAEADERAPQRVFATPDGLPTADELTDPARWLRRMAKRTPSVRGA from the coding sequence GTGGCTGAAGTCGTCGCCCGTCGTATTGCAATTACGACGGCAAAACTCCTCATTCAACAGTCAGCCGGGCCCACTGATCGTGATTATCAGAGGCTCGCAGCCACGGCGAGTCGCGTCGTCCATGAGCTGACAGGTCTCGAACTTGATCTTGGCACGCTCGCTATTGAGGGAGTTGACCGTGAGGGTTGGGCAGAACGTAACATCAACTCCTATGCCGGACTGATCGAGCGGTTAACTCCACCATCGCGTTTGAGCTCTATCGGCATGGCTGAACTCAACGCGGTGGCACTCGGTGCTTTGTTGGGGGGCTTCGCTTCTAAGGTGCTCGGACAGTATGATCCAGCCTTCGCTGTTGGCTCACCTGCCGTGTGGATGGTTGACGAGAACATCAACCGCTTTGCCGCGCACGCGCAGTTAGATGCCGAAGAGGTGGCGTTGTGGGTCCTCGTGCACGAACTCACCCATCGGGCGCAGTTCCATGGAGTTCCTTGGTTCCGCGAACGCCTTCTCGAATTGATGGGCCAGCTGTTCAGGGCCTCGACGATCTCTCCGATCGATCTGGTCGGTGAGGTTTTGGCGAGGTTGCGCGGTCTTGGCTCGGGCGAGCCGATTGACGTCGCTACCCTCTTTTTGCCGGAACGACTTCGGTCAGTGGCGAAGGAGGCGACCACCATGATGACGGTCGCCGAAGGACATGCCGAGTGGGTGATGCGCCAGGTGTCAACGGAAGTAATCCCTCATCGGGATGCGTTTGAGAAGGTGATCGACGAACGAAGGCAGGCCGCCGGTCTAGGAAAAATCATAGCCCAGTTCTCCGGGATCGCGTCGAAGCGCCGCCAGTACTCCGTGGGGTTGCAGTTTTTCCAATCGATCGCCGAGGCGGATGAGCGCGCACCTCAGCGCGTCTTTGCTACGCCAGATGGCCTTCCAACCGCTGATGAGCTGACGGATCCAGCTCGTTGGCTTCGTCGCATGGCAAAAAGGACACCATCCGTCCGAGGGGCCTAG
- a CDS encoding polyprenyl synthetase family protein: MVEYEISLTEPWMSHSLALLEEQLREAAVTGDPMISEAATHLIAAGGKRIRPMISFAVAHALGWSPEKIASYAGSAMVQGAVAVELVHLASLYHDDVMDEASERRGVQSVNLKFGNLIAIVTGDFLLAKAAGISARLSQETATLLADTLARMCEGQILEVAAAHRLDRSRAEYLAAIAGKTASLMAASARIPALIAGLPADEIEMLTEIGESIGMVFQIRDDIMDIFAPKEILKKEPGQDLLEGVYTLPVILFLADPADGQALARLLPNANTSRNLRQIAELLRSSGALDESLATMDHYRERVGELTTHLHQYDFRWVTNLFTQLIDSTRVAVEQGTGFLRLAT; the protein is encoded by the coding sequence ATGGTGGAATACGAAATCAGTCTAACAGAGCCATGGATGAGCCATTCCCTAGCACTTCTTGAGGAGCAGCTACGCGAGGCCGCGGTTACCGGCGACCCAATGATCAGTGAAGCGGCGACCCATCTCATCGCAGCAGGAGGTAAGCGTATCCGGCCGATGATCTCGTTCGCGGTCGCTCATGCCCTCGGCTGGTCACCGGAGAAAATCGCCTCCTATGCGGGATCTGCGATGGTGCAGGGAGCCGTGGCCGTCGAACTCGTCCATCTGGCCTCGCTGTATCATGATGACGTCATGGACGAAGCAAGTGAACGTCGTGGCGTCCAGAGTGTCAACTTGAAGTTCGGGAATCTGATCGCTATCGTCACCGGCGACTTTCTGCTAGCCAAGGCCGCTGGTATCTCCGCGCGCCTAAGCCAGGAAACCGCAACACTTCTCGCTGATACCCTCGCGCGCATGTGTGAAGGGCAGATCCTTGAGGTCGCCGCCGCCCATCGCCTCGATCGCAGTCGTGCCGAGTATCTCGCTGCGATCGCGGGAAAGACGGCCTCCTTAATGGCGGCGTCGGCGCGCATTCCCGCCTTGATCGCTGGTCTGCCAGCCGATGAGATCGAGATGCTTACCGAGATCGGCGAATCCATTGGGATGGTCTTCCAGATTAGGGATGACATCATGGACATCTTCGCACCCAAGGAGATCTTGAAGAAGGAACCTGGACAGGACCTCCTTGAGGGGGTCTACACCCTGCCGGTCATCCTCTTCCTCGCCGACCCGGCGGATGGCCAAGCGTTAGCCCGGTTGCTACCCAACGCCAATACCAGCAGAAACCTCCGGCAAATCGCCGAGTTACTCCGTAGTTCGGGAGCACTAGATGAGTCGCTTGCGACCATGGATCACTACCGGGAGCGTGTTGGCGAACTCACCACCCACTTGCATCAGTACGACTTCCGTTGGGTCACGAATCTCTTCACTCAACTCATCGATTCCACTCGGGTCGCAGTTGAACAGGGTACAGGGTTCCTCCGACTAGCTACCTAG